Genomic DNA from Candidatus Paceibacterota bacterium:
TTTGCAGAAAAGATTACAAAATCCAAGCTTAGCAAGTAATTTTATTCTGAGATTTGCTCAAAGAGCATTAAGAAGAGAGCTTCTTGGGTATAAGATAGAAGATCACATTCTTTTTGAAGGTTCAATATCAAGATTGAATAAAAAAATAGAAGAATTAGAAAATAGTAAAAGACTTACTCCTGAACAAAAAAAATATGAAATAGAAAAACTCATCACAAAACAAAAGAAAAATCTGGAAGATTATGATCGCATGATTACTCAATATGGCATTATCGATGGAACTGCTATGTTGCTGAAATATGCTCAAACAGCTGGAAAAGCCACAGTGGCAGTGTTGCAGGTAGAAACATTGGCTTTATCTGTAAACAAAATGTTTGAGGGAATCTCGCATCTTTTAACCTCGCATAATATTCATCCAATTGAAGGAACTGGAAAATCTATAAAAGATATACTCCAAAAAGAAAAAACAGCAGAAGAACCAAGAATGCCTGAAGAAACAACTGCACCTGAACATCCCGTTAAGCCAGAAATAAAACCAGAAGTAAAACCAGCTGAGACACCGGATCATAAAATAGAAGATAGTGTGGAAAAAGAAAATATAGTCAAACCGCCAGAATCCGAAACTACTGAAACCTCCAAACCACCAGAGCCCGAAGCTGGAAATAAATCCACCGAAGCTACTTCAGAATCTAAAGTTGGGGCAGAACAAGCACAAGCCGTAGAAAAAGAAGAGACAGAAACCGAAACAAAAACGGAAACAGAATCAAAAACAGCGCCTGCACCCGAAACACCTCCAGCAGAACCAGCACAGAAAACAGAGTTGGAATCATTAGTATTTAAAAAACCGATTACTCCTGAGGAATTAACTAAAACAATACAAGACCAATTAACTGCCAAAGAGCCTCCTGGAACTGTGCATATGGGAACACAATATAATACTGGGACACCATATGAAGTTGGAACATCATATAATACTGGTGAAATAAGAGGGACGGGCGGTGGAGGGTACGCAGAAAATTATTACGGAAACCAGCCAATAGTATTTGGAGGAAATAGATACTATCCTGACTCAGAAGGCCAGTATCATGATTTTCTTGGTAGACCATATTTTCCAAATCTTTCCCCCGAAGATAATTCTATTTTGCAACAACACCCGGAATTTGCAGAAAATCCTTACAACCTGCCTGAAACAAAATTGGTGCAAATCTATGAAAACAGCCAAAAAGATTTGAGTTATATATTTAGAGATGAGCCATCGGGTTGGGATAAATACTTATCAAACTCCTTAAAGGAAGGAGCAAATAAAGTTTTAGAATACCAACAAAACCCAAGCGATGATCCAGCAGGCAACTATTTATCAGGTTATTTGAATATGCTTAAAAATCACGCAAATCTTAAACCAAAAGGAGGTTTCCTCGGGATGGGAGCTGAAAAAAGTGATCATTTTATTGCTCGCTGTTTACAAAAATTAGCATCAACTGGAGAGTTAGAAGTTTTTGAAGCAAATCTAAGAAAATAAATTCATGCTATATTAGATGCGTGGATATAGAAGAAAAACATCTAAAAGGTCTAAATAGTGAGCAAAAAGAAGCGGCGCTTCATATGAAGGGACCGCTTTTGATTATTGCCGGAGCGGGAGCTGGGAAAACAAAAACGATTACGCACAGAATTGTAAATCTTATAAAAAACGGCGTGTCTCCCGATAAAATTTTGGCAGTGACCTTCACTAATAAGGCCGCTAAAGAAATGCGAGAGAGAATTATTTTAGAAATTAATAAAAACGCAAAAGGTCAAGAAAAAATTCCTTTCGTTTCCACTTTTCATTCTCTGGGAGTTTATATAATAAAAGAAAACGCCCGACTGCTCGGACTGACGAGATATTTTACTATTTTAGACGAAGGAGACGCGACCACTCTTATAAAAAATATTTTAAAAGAGCTTAGCATAGACCCGAAGCAATATGATCCAAAAAAAATAAAAAATATAATCTCGCGGGAAAAAGGAAAATTTACAAATCTAACGGATTATATGGAGAAAGCCCTCTCCTTCGGGGAGGGTTGGGAGGGGTCTCTGGGTAAAATTACAGCTCAAGTTTGGAATTTGTATGAAAAACAAAAAATGAAAGAGAATTCTTTAGACTTCGATGATCTGCTCTTAAAAGCGGTAAAACTACTGAAAGAAAACGAGGAAATTAGAAAAATATATCAAGAAAAATGGGAATATATCCACATTGATGAATATCAGGACACGAACGAAGCGCAATATTTGATGTCTAAATTACTTTCCGAAAAAAGTGGAAATATTTGCGTAGTCGGGGATGCCGATCAAAATATATATTCTTGGCGCGGAGCAAATTTGAAAAACATTCTGAATTTTGAAAAAGATTACCCGAATACAAAAATAATTTTGTTGGAACAAAATTACAGGTCTACAAAAAATATTCTAGAGGCGGCAAATGAAGTAATTAAGAAAAATAAATATAGGCCGGATAAAAATTTGTTTACGAAAAACATTGAAGGCGAAAAAATAGGCTTCTATGAAGCCCTAGACGAAACCGATGAAGCTGAATTCGTCGCCACAAAGATTATGGAGATACTAGACAGCGGGGCAGACTTGCTTTTTCGGGGTGTCTCGCAGGCTGACGAGCCGAGAGGCAGCGCTGTGCGAGCACGCACAGACAGCGACCCCGCAAAAGCAGAGTCTGCCCCGCTGTCTGAAATAGCCGTTTTGTATCGCGCAAATTTTCAATCGCGGGCGCTCGAAGAAGCGATGCTTCGGTACAATATTCCTTACCAAGTTTTAGGGGTTAAATTTTTTGAAAGAAAGGAAATAAAAGACACTCTCGTTTATTTGCGTGCAGCTCTCAATCCCGATAGCCTGTCTGATATAAAAAGGATCATTAATTTCCCATCGAGAGGCATTGGAAAAGTAACCTTGATGAAAATCTTTGCCGGCCAAAGAGAAACCCTGCCGGTAAAAATGCAAATAAAAATTAATAGTTTCTATGAAACATTGGAAGAGATAAAGGAGAAAATAAATGATTTAAAAACAAGCGATCTCATAAAATTCGTAATAAAAAAGTCCGGAATTGAAACAGAACTTTCCTCTGGCACTGAAGAAGATATGGAAAGATTAGAAAACATCAAAGAGCTCGCCACCCTTGCGCTCAAATATGACAATCTAAAAAATGGAGCGGGTATAGAAAAACTTTTAGAAGATGCCTCGCTTGCTTCAGATCAAGACTCTTTAATAATAAATCAAGAAAAGAAAGAAATAAAAAATGCGGTAAAATTAATGACAGTACATGCTTCAAAAGGCCTTGAATTTGAATATGTTTTTGTTGTTGGATTAGAAGACGGGCTTTTTCCGCACGAGAGAATGGGAGACAGCCCAGCCTCCGCACAAGGCTTCGGCGAGACGCAGGAGGAAGAAAGAAGGCTTTTTTATGTGGCACTTACCCGCGCAAGGAGAAAATTATTTTTATCATTTGCGAATTTCCGCACTATTTTCGGTTCGCGCAACATCAACGCTCCTTCAGAATTTATTTCTGATATTCCAGCAGATTTATTTGAAAGGGAAGGCGAAGATAGCGGGATAAAAACAATTTATTTATAAATATATGATACACAAAGCAAAAAAATCCCTAGGGCAAAACTTTTTAAAATCTGAAATGGCCTTAAAAAAAATTGTTGAAGCCGGGGAAGTAAAAAAGAGCGATATAGTTTTAGAAATAGGACCAGGCAAAGGAGCGCTCACGTCTAAACTTTTAGAAAAAGCAAAAACTGTAATTGCGGTAGAGAAGGACCGCGAACTTTTTGAATTTTTAAAAGAAAAATTTAAAAAAGAAATAAAATCAAAATCTCTCCTCTTGATACAGGGAGATATTTTGGAGTTCGACCCCCTCTTAATCTCCCCCTTGGCAGGGGGAGAGGGAACAATTAACTACAAAATTATCGCCAACATTCCTTACAATATTACTGGTGCAATTTTGAAAAAGTTTTTGACGGCAAAAAATCAACCGGAGAGGATGATTTTAATGGTCCAGCACGAAGTGGCTAAACGCATAATGGCTCGCGACCCACGCCACGGCGGGGCAGGTGGCAAAGAAAGCATTCTTTCAATTTCGGTCAAAGCTTACGGTGAACCAAAGATGATTATGAAGGTGAATAAAAGATATTTTTCTCCTGCACCAAAAGTTGACTCAGCTATAATTGCGATAAAAAATATTTCTAGGGAAAGATTCACCTTATCCCAAAATTCACCTCACCCCAACCCTCTCCTTATTAAGGAGAGGGAGACATTTGAAGAAAAATTCTGGGAAATAGTAAAGACTGGTTTTGCACATAAAAGGAAAAAACTCTCCAGCAATCTAAAGAATGTTTGCCAAAGTGTTTGCCAAAGCAAGGCTTTGGCAAACTTGGGAAATAAAAGAGCTGAGGATTTAACTCTTAACGACTGGATTATGCTGACTAAAGGGGAGATGAGCCGACCATCGGAGTAATCGTACCTTCGGTAGGGATAATAATAACAGGATCGCCAGGTATCGCACAAACACCAGGCACTACATAAGCTCCGAGTAAATAATTGGTAAAAGGAATATTGTAACTTGCGAATCCTTGAGTCCCAGGATAATAAGAAAGAAGCGTTACATAAGTTGGCGGAAGAGGTGAAATAGTTATCATCCAACTAGAATTAGCCGCGCAAAAAAAAGGAAAAATTAAAGCACCACCAAACGGTATGCCAGTCGCAGCTTGGGCTACAGGAGGAGTAATTCCTAAAAAGGAAAGGGCCTTTGAGACAGCTTTATCAAAGAATCCCAGAAACGGATGCTCGTTCAAATCAAGACTTAATTTGCTTTCATTTATAAGTAATTCCTTAAATTTTTTACTATAGTCAATATTGCTATTTGAGACCTCTTTCCTAAGAGTGTCTGCTATAACGCTGAGTTCTTTTTCACTCTTGCCGTTTTTTCTATTTACTTCTACAACTGTTTTAATAAATTGATCAAGGTTTGTATTGTTGGCGAAGGGGTTAGAGGTAGGAACAGGGTTTGAAGCTTTATTTACAACGTCGTTTGCAGTACCATCGCATTTGACACCAGTGGTTGGGCTATACCCGACAGCAGAAAGACAACCTGCTGGGTAGGTGGCATTCGTCTTAACGCTATTGAGCACCCCGCGAGTGATGGCTCCAACTATTCCATCAGCCACCAATCTATTATTTGACTGAAAAACGGAAACAGCAGCTTTAGTCAAAGGTCCGAAACTCCCATCTGCCGCTACTCCTATTTTTCTTTGTAGACACTGCACTTCAACACCCTTGAAACCCACTCTTAATGTAGAAGTAATTCTACAGTCATCTGGAACTGAAGCAGAAACTGCAAAAACTACCTGAGAAGAAAAGAAAAAAGTTAAAACAAAAAATAAATAAAAATATAACGGTCTCATTGAGCTAATTATATCACAAATTCATTTGCTTGTGCTCCTCACTTATTGTTATAATTATATTGTTATCAAAACATTTTTAGTAAAATACAAAAAGATACTTTTAGTCATCTTGGCGGTGCTCTTTTTGGTTGTACTTTTTCTAATAAAAAATAAAATAATTTTCAAAAATACACTCAACCTCAATCAAAACAGACAGGGAAACGGACTCGTTTATGATGAAAATGCGACCATAGAAGACCTAGTAAACAAAGACACCGACGGCGATGGAATACCGGATTGGCAAGAAGGTTTATATGGACTTGATCCAACAAAAAAAGAAACTACTCCAGGAATACCAGACAGCTCAGCGATAGAGAACTTGAGAGCAGCACAAGGAATCAATACAGAAACAATAAACGGAGGAAGTTCCTCCACAGGGACAGAAAATTTAACTCAAACTGAAAAATTCTCTAGAGAACTTTTTGCGACAGTTGCCGCCTTAAATCAAAATGGTCAAGTTGACCAGGCAACCATAGACGCGCTCAGTAATTCTCTAGCAGAAAAAGTAGAAAATTCTACTCAAAGAAAAGTCTACACGATTTCTGATATTAAAATAATAAACATTGACACAAAACAAGCTATACAAAAATACAGCGATGCTTTAAACGCTATTTATTTAAAACAACATATTAAAAAAAGTGTACCCATGGTCTTGCAAGAATTTATAGCAGATGAAACGAATTTAGATAAATTACTAGAACTTGATCCTATTATTAGTCAAGCAAATCAAACAATCAATGAATCATTAAAAATACAAGTGCCGCAATCTCTCTCAGCCTTGCATTTAGATTTAATAAATAATTTTCAAAGAATTGAAGAAAATGTAAGTGATATAAAACTTTTTGACAGCGACCCAATAGTGGCAATAGGTGCCATAACTCAATATGGAAACAATGCCATTGCTTTAGCAAAATCCGCTAAAAACTTAACAGATGCTATTAAGCAAAATTGAACAACTAGGTAAAAAATTATATAATAAAAACAATAAAATGATAACTAAAAATATGATAGTAAAAAAATTTATCTCCGCTCTTTTAATTATTTTAATAGTTACACCGGCTGTTTTATTTTCTAGACCAAAAAAAGCAGATGCTATTGCTTGTGTTCCCGCAGACATTACTGCAGTTGTAGGGACTGTAACTAGTGTGCCAGTTAATAGTACTATAGCTAATGCATATCTTGGTGATATTTGCGTATCTACAACCACAATGGCTCCATCAACTCTAACTAATACTGCAACTACTGTAAAAGGGTGGTTACAATTAATAGCAGAACAAGCGCTTAGAGCAGTCGAAAGAAAACTCTTAGCACAAATGACTCAAGCCACCATAAATTGGATAAACTCTGATTTTCATGGACAGCCACTTTTCTTAACAAATCCTGGCTCTTTCTTTAACGACATAGCAAAATCAGAATTAAAAAATATAGTAAATAGGTACGGCTATGATCTCCGGATGTTTCCTTTTGGCAAACAGTTTGCTTTAAATGCAATAAATAGTTATAAAAGACAACTCGACGACAATATGGGATACACTTTGAGCAAAGTGATGAATTCTGCGCAACAAGACAACTTTAGAAATAATTTCAATGTCGGCGGATGGAATGGGTTTTTAATAAATACGCAATACCCCCAAAATAATTATTTGGGATTTCAAATGCTTGCAACCGATGAACTCGCTCGCCAACTTCAAGGCACCACCCAAAATGCTGCCCAGAAAGTACAAACTGCTCTACAACAAGGCATGGGTTTTCTTTCTCCACAAACTTGTCCGTCTAACCCTAGTTACAACAATGGTGTAAATGAATTCCAAAAACCAAGTTTTGATTCATCGTCAGTGACATATAATTGCCCTGATGGTTGTGGCGTATCAGGAGCATTCCCGGAAGGAATGGAAATGATATGTAGTTCCTGCAATAGTAACTATGAACAAGCCCTTGCCTCAGCCAAAGCAAAATGGGCAAAGACAAATACTTGTCCAGGCGGTTTAGTAAACACTACCCCGGGTTCTGTAGCGGCCAATCAAATATTTGAAGCGTTGAATGTTCCAATAAAAGAAAAAACACTCACTGCGGCAATAGGGAAAGATGTAATGGATAGTATGGCTGCTATTATTGACGCTCTCTTAGGTCATTTTATAGATAAAGGCTTAAGTGCATTATCTGATACCATCAGCGGTACTCCTCCGCAAGATAACTGGAGCTATAATGGGGTCACTTTGGGAGGTGGAGAAAGTGGAGGAGGTGGCACAGCTGGAACTTTGAATATCCCCCAAAATGTTTCAGTTACTGTCGGACAAACAACCAGTACGACAATATCAGGCGGCTCAGGAACTTATAACGTTCAACCCCAATCAAGCACATCCTTGGCGATAGCGGTCGCTACGATTGACATTTCTGGTTCTCTTCCAAAACTCACAATAACAGCAGGTACTACTCCGGGGACAACAACAATTGTTGTTCAAGATTCATCTAGCCCAGCTAAAACTGTCACTGTCACTATCACGGTAAGCGCTGCCGGAGCCATAGTGGTTACCCCGGCAAATATTTCGACCACGGTAGGCGGAGGAGGACAAGTCATCGCCACTATCTCTGGCGGAACAGAACCTTACTCTATTCAAACAGGCCCCAATGAAACAATTGCGGTGGCTATTCTCTCTGGCACAAATTTAATCGTATCTAGTCTCACAACGAGTGGCACTACTTTTGTAGACATAAAAGATTCTTCAAGCCCAGCTAAAACTGTTCGTGTCAATATAATAGTTAGCCCTACTAATTTGACCATCACTCCAGCAAGCATTTCAGTCAAAGTCGGCGAAGTAAATAGCAATATGTCTATCTCAGGTGGCACACCACCCTACGTCATCACAAATCAACAAAATGTAACTATAGCAAACGCTGAAATTCTACCCACCACCCCTACCACCCTCACCGTCACCGGCCGAGCATTAGGAGAAAGCACAGTAACAGTAACGATCAAAGATTCCTCAAATCCGGCAAAAACCGGCACCGCAAATATCGTAGTCACCCCGTAGGGAATTTTATAAAATTTCTGTGTTACGTTGCAGAATGAATTTTGCGCGACCAGTGTTATAATTAAGAATGTTTATAAAAGGGGGAGCGGAATGCGTATCGCACTACGAACATTCTGCGGTCTGGGTAACAGCAAAAAAATAGTGTGCGTGAGGACTGACCCATTAAGGACTAAACAGATTTATCTGCTTCCCCTTTTGCAAACACCAATAATTATGAAAAAAAATTCTACAGCTTACATAGATGCTTCTAATCTGAAGTTTGGAGTTCAGCAAAGCAGTTGGGAGTTGGATTACAAAGCTTTTAGATCTTGGCTTCGTGATAAATTTGGTGTTTCTAAGGCCATACTTTTTATGGGACTTATTCCTTCAAATTTTGAACTTTACAACTATCTTCAAAGTATTGGTTATGATATTGTTTTCAAGCCAACAATTACAAATAAGGATGGCAAGACAAAAGGTAATGTAGATGGAGAATTAATTTTGCGTATTGCGAAAGACTTTTATGAAAATGATCTGAATAGTGTTGTGTTAGTGGCTGGCGATGGTGATTATCACTGTATTGTTGAATTTCTGAAGGAAAAAAAAGTTTCTACCTGTATTGTTTCTCCAAATAAAAAATATTTATCTTTTTTGTTAAAACGCATTAATGTGCCAATTATTATTTTAGATGATTTTATTGAAAAATTAAAGATTAAAACGAAAAAGCCCCCGAATATGCCGTAACATATCAAGGGTCTTTTTCTTATTTATGAATATATTGTATCAAAAAGAAAATGTAAATGTCAATAGGAATGAAAAATTGCGATAAAAGAATAAAATTAATGCTAAAATAAAAGGAGTTAAAAAAGTTTATAAAGATGCCTAGAAAAATTAAAAAAATAATCCCTTACTTTCTCATACTACTTTTTTTTGTAGTTGTGGGAATTTTTAGTCCGATGGTAAAAGTGCATGCATCTGCGGCAGATCCTAACGAGGCTTGTACTAAAAATGCAGATGGAAATTTTAATAATCTTCCTTGTAAGACAACGGTAATTAATGACGCAACTAATGAAACGGTAACAACATACTTTGGCGAGGATGGAAAAATAATACCTGGTGCTGCTACTGTCACACCTCCAAAACCTGTAGAAAAATCAGAGTTTGAAAACTGGGCAAAAGAAGAATCTTGTGGAATCATAGGTAGCAGTTCTGTTGCTGGATGCACAAAAGCACTTTTTTATTATATTGTATATACTCCATCTTCTGTTTTTCTTACCATAGCAGCAAAATTCTTTAACGCTTTAATAAAAATAGCTTTGGACAGTGAAATGATCTCTGGTTCTACTTTTATTTCTACTGCATGGGGAGTCGTCCGTGACCTTTCAAACATCTTCTTCATCCTTATTTTACTTTATATAGCTATCAAATTAATTTTAGGACTAGGAGGATCCGAAGTTAAAAAAATGATAGCAAATGTCATAATAATGGCTCTCCTCATAAACTTTTCTATGTTTTTTACGAAAGTGATTATTGATACTTCCAACATCTTAGCTTTAATTTTTTACAACAAACTTGATGTTACCTATAAAGATCCAAACACCGGACAGCCAGCAACTAGACCCGATACCCCAACAACACCTGGAGAAAAAGAAATCTCAGGTGCTATGTATGGTTCTTTTGACGTAACTACAAAATTAAATAATTCAGTTTTTTGGGAAGATGTTAGAGGAGGAACAGATCATGTCCCTGTAGGAACAATGATTGGCATTATTTGCATTGCCGCTGGCATTATGCTTTTTGCGGCTTATGCTTTTTTTGTGTCTGGAGTAGCTTTTGTGGCCCGACTAATTGAACTATGGATTTTAATAATCTTTTCTCCTTTCGCTTTTATGTCTTTCACGGTGCCAAAACTAGCTGGTACTGATTACATAGGATGGGATGGTTGGTTTAAGCGTTTATTGAAGGTGTCTTTTATGGCACCGATTTTTATGTTCTTTATATATTTAATATTTTTATTATTAGAACCCCCAGGATTATTCGGCAATATAACAGCGCAAGCAAAAGCAAGTCAAACATGGGTACAAACTCTTCTGTTTACTCTTATCCCAGCAATGGTGATTATGGTTCTTCTTCTAAGAGCAACCAAGTATGCCAAAGAAGGCTCGGGAGCAATAGGAGAAATGGTCTTCAAGGGTGCAAAGATTGTGGGTGGTTTGGCTTTGGGAGGCGCAATAGGTGGAGCAGCGTTTGCTGGCAGAAATGTTATTGGTGGAGGTGGAGGATATCTTGCTAATAAGGCTGCGTCAGGAATGAATAAACTTGGAGGTAAATTAGAAAACAAATATGGAAGAAGCTTTGGAATTAACAAGGTTGCTAGCGGACTAACAAGTGTTGGCACACGTGCACAAAAGGGTAGTTTTGATTTGCGTGGAATCCCTGGAGCAAGTAAAGCTATAGGAATGGCTGGACTAACTGCGGGTGTTGGTATTGGTAGCACCCTTGTTGGTAGTAGTAAAATAAAGACAGGAGGAATTGCACAGACACGAAAAGAAAAAGTGGAAAAGAGAATGAAGAGGGCGGATATGCTAAAGGTTAGAGAAGATGAAGGATTGAAACAGAAATTAAATAAATCAGAAATTGACTTACAAACAATGTTGAATAAGGTTGCAAAAGATTTTGAAAAAATAGATAAAGGATTAGAAGGACAAAGACAAGCAAAAAATGACGCCGCAAAAGATTCAATAGAAGAAAAGAGTGCAATCGCAAATATCGCAGAACTTAAGGCACAAAAAGCAGCTCTAGTAACAGGAGCATTGCATACTGGTCAAATGTTAAAACCTGACGGAAGCGTCGAAAAAACCACTAGCGTTGACGGCTCGATCCTAAAGGTATCATCTGGTGACAATGTTGGAAAAACTATAAAACAACTACAAACTGAAGTAATTCCAGATCAAAAAAATGCGATACTCACAGAAAGCAGAAGGAGAACAACTGCCTTTGCTAACAGAAAGGGTAGTTGGGGACCATTAAGTAGCACGGCTAATAAAGAGGCAAGATATAAAATAATTATGGAATCAAAAATAGAAAGTAAAGCTTAAGTAATTTAGAAAAAATGACTGAAAAATCAAAAAAATTAATACAAGAGGAAATGTTGAATCTGCCAAAAGAAGCGCAAGATGCCATCAATGCTTCAAATTGGGAAAAACAATCTGAAGAAATTGGAAAAAAATACTTACTGAATGAGGATGAAATTTATACTTTTCAACTAGAAACAGCTTGTTTTTTACTTGGTCTTATTGATGAAGATCAATACCAAAAAAATATCGAAGATGGCATAGGCACCAGTAAAGCTGAAGCAGAAAAAATATCTGAAGAAGTAATACAGAAAATACTTATTCCTATCAATGATCTTTTTGTAAAAAATATTAAAAAAAGCGATAAGGTAAAAAACGCAACGGCTGAGCAAAATCTTAATTTTATTTTATCCGGCGGGGATTATACGGCGTTTTTGGATGTTCCTCCTCTCGTTGATAAGGAGGGGAATGAGGGGAGGTTCTTAACTAATTCAAATTCACCTCACCCCGACCCTCTCCTTAGTAAGGAGAGGGGGAATACTGAAGAAACAGTCTTACCAGCCTTTTTTATTAAAAAATAATATATTAGAATAATTTTATGGATAATAATACAGACAACACAACAGATTTATTACAAATAAAAATTGACGAGGCAAAAGCGCAATTGCCGGAAGAAACCCGAAACGCGATCAATGCTGTTGACTATAAAGCGGTTATCTTGGAAATGAGAAAAACAAAAGGTTACACTTTTGAACAACTGGGAGACTTGGAGACCGAAACAGAATTATTACTTTCTGGACTGACAAGTCCAGAGAATTATTCAAAAGAGCTAGAAAATAGAATGCATCTCTCAAAAGTTGAGGTCAATGAATTGATAAAAGAAATGAATGACCGCGTTTTTGCAAAAATAAAAGAAAACTTGATAAAAAGCAGTGAAGGAAAAAATGATATGAAAATATTAAATTCCGCGGGCATTGAAATAATATCCACCCCGTCTAGCAAGCTAGGCACCCCTCAAGAGGGGAATAACACTCCTCCGATTTTGGCGCAGAAATTATCCGGTTCTTTTCAAGTTCCCGTAGTGAAAACAGAACATTCTTTAGAGAATATTACCAAGACAATTGCGCCCACTCCGATAAATGCCATTCCAAGCAAACCAGCCGTAGATCCATACCGAGAGATCCCTGAGTAAAAAATTCTTAATGGATATGCAATCCCGTTAGAGATCACTTATGTTTTATTACACATATATTTTAAAAAGTAAGAAGGACGGTAAAATTTACACTGGATATACGCAAGACCTACGGAAGCGCCTGAATCAGCATAATAAAGGTTTATCTACATATACGAAAGGACGAGGCCCATTTATTTTGATATACTATGAAGGGTGTCTATTAGAAAGTAAAGCGAAGTCGAGAGAATTATTTTTAAAATCGGGAATGGGCAAGCGTTATCTAAAAAATAGATTAGGCGCTTCCTATCTCTAACGGGATGCAATTCAAAGTTCCACAATTTTTAGACATTGAAGATAAAATATTCGGCCCTTTTACTTTTAGGGAATTTGTTTATTTAGCCGGCGGGGCAGGCTTGTGTTTTATTCTTTATAAATTGCTGGGTCTTATTTTAGGAATAATACCCATTTTAGCTGTCGCGGGATTTTCGCTCGCTCTTACTTTTTACAAACCAAATAATAAACCATTTATTAATATAATAGAATCAGGTTTTAAGTATTTTACCCAAAATAAACTTTATATTTGGAAGAAAAAAGCAAATAAAACCACCTCTTCCCCCGCCTT
This window encodes:
- a CDS encoding UvrD-helicase domain-containing protein, producing the protein MDIEEKHLKGLNSEQKEAALHMKGPLLIIAGAGAGKTKTITHRIVNLIKNGVSPDKILAVTFTNKAAKEMRERIILEINKNAKGQEKIPFVSTFHSLGVYIIKENARLLGLTRYFTILDEGDATTLIKNILKELSIDPKQYDPKKIKNIISREKGKFTNLTDYMEKALSFGEGWEGSLGKITAQVWNLYEKQKMKENSLDFDDLLLKAVKLLKENEEIRKIYQEKWEYIHIDEYQDTNEAQYLMSKLLSEKSGNICVVGDADQNIYSWRGANLKNILNFEKDYPNTKIILLEQNYRSTKNILEAANEVIKKNKYRPDKNLFTKNIEGEKIGFYEALDETDEAEFVATKIMEILDSGADLLFRGVSQADEPRGSAVRARTDSDPAKAESAPLSEIAVLYRANFQSRALEEAMLRYNIPYQVLGVKFFERKEIKDTLVYLRAALNPDSLSDIKRIINFPSRGIGKVTLMKIFAGQRETLPVKMQIKINSFYETLEEIKEKINDLKTSDLIKFVIKKSGIETELSSGTEEDMERLENIKELATLALKYDNLKNGAGIEKLLEDASLASDQDSLIINQEKKEIKNAVKLMTVHASKGLEFEYVFVVGLEDGLFPHERMGDSPASAQGFGETQEEERRLFYVALTRARRKLFLSFANFRTIFGSRNINAPSEFISDIPADLFEREGEDSGIKTIYL
- the rsmA gene encoding 16S rRNA (adenine(1518)-N(6)/adenine(1519)-N(6))-dimethyltransferase RsmA, with product MIHKAKKSLGQNFLKSEMALKKIVEAGEVKKSDIVLEIGPGKGALTSKLLEKAKTVIAVEKDRELFEFLKEKFKKEIKSKSLLLIQGDILEFDPLLISPLAGGEGTINYKIIANIPYNITGAILKKFLTAKNQPERMILMVQHEVAKRIMARDPRHGGAGGKESILSISVKAYGEPKMIMKVNKRYFSPAPKVDSAIIAIKNISRERFTLSQNSPHPNPLLIKERETFEEKFWEIVKTGFAHKRKKLSSNLKNVCQSVCQSKALANLGNKRAEDLTLNDWIMLTKGEMSRPSE
- a CDS encoding peptidoglycan-binding domain-containing protein, which translates into the protein MRPLYFYLFFVLTFFFSSQVVFAVSASVPDDCRITSTLRVGFKGVEVQCLQRKIGVAADGSFGPLTKAAVSVFQSNNRLVADGIVGAITRGVLNSVKTNATYPAGCLSAVGYSPTTGVKCDGTANDVVNKASNPVPTSNPFANNTNLDQFIKTVVEVNRKNGKSEKELSVIADTLRKEVSNSNIDYSKKFKELLINESKLSLDLNEHPFLGFFDKAVSKALSFLGITPPVAQAATGIPFGGALIFPFFCAANSSWMITISPLPPTYVTLLSYYPGTQGFASYNIPFTNYLLGAYVVPGVCAIPGDPVIIIPTEGTITPMVGSSPL
- a CDS encoding NYN domain-containing protein: MKKNSTAYIDASNLKFGVQQSSWELDYKAFRSWLRDKFGVSKAILFMGLIPSNFELYNYLQSIGYDIVFKPTITNKDGKTKGNVDGELILRIAKDFYENDLNSVVLVAGDGDYHCIVEFLKEKKVSTCIVSPNKKYLSFLLKRINVPIIILDDFIEKLKIKTKKPPNMP
- a CDS encoding GIY-YIG nuclease family protein, giving the protein MFYYTYILKSKKDGKIYTGYTQDLRKRLNQHNKGLSTYTKGRGPFILIYYEGCLLESKAKSRELFLKSGMGKRYLKNRLGASYL
- a CDS encoding PrgI family protein, which produces MQFKVPQFLDIEDKIFGPFTFREFVYLAGGAGLCFILYKLLGLILGIIPILAVAGFSLALTFYKPNNKPFINIIESGFKYFTQNKLYIWKKKANKTTSSPAFSKGEGALSFGEGLGGVNKIQMMHPGSSPLSGSKLRDLAWSLDVLDLSKQQSR